From Carya illinoinensis cultivar Pawnee chromosome 5, C.illinoinensisPawnee_v1, whole genome shotgun sequence, one genomic window encodes:
- the LOC122310073 gene encoding zinc finger BED domain-containing protein RICESLEEPER 1-like: protein MEIEIKAFNNVPSFEDWTKVENVCQILAVFNEVTNIISITEYPTANLFLPEVWRIKEVLNKKSLDLNDYIRAMVVKMNTKFDKYWGEYNLLMAVAAVLDPRFKMMLVQFCFPVIYSEPEATKNIDTILRILYELYDEYAEDYNLANVESSGHENARDIGSSCSGSINFVGKNVMSGKSIFESFVRMNDTIHPVKSDLDVYLEEYVYICSEDSDLHFDALEWWKVNDLKYRILSKMARDILSIPITTVASESTFSAGGRVIDPYRASMSVEPVEMLLYGADWVRVFHGLKKSSNREEPTYEEILLP, encoded by the exons ATGGAGATAGAGATCAAGGCTTTTAATAATGTTCCAAGTTTTGAGGATTGGACCAAAGTGGAAAATGTCTGTCAAATTTTGGCAGTTTTTAATGAGGTTACAAACATTATCTCAATAACTGAGTATCCAACTGCTAACTTATTCCTTCCTGAGGTATGGAGAATAAAAGAGGTGTTGAACAAGAAGTCTCTTGACCTAAATGATTACATACGAGCAATGGTTGTGAagatgaatacaaaatttgataaatattggggggaaTATAATTTGCTTATGGCAGTGGCTGCTGTTTTGGATCCAAGGTTCAAGATGATGCTAGTTCAATTCTGTTTTCCAGTAATTTATTCAGAACCCGAAGCCACTAAAAACATAGACACCATCTTGAGAATCTTATATGAGCTGTATGATGAGTATGCTGAAGATTATAATTTAGCTAATGTGGAGTCGAGTGGACATGAAAATGCTCGAGACATAGGTTCTTCTTGTAGTGGCTCTATCAATTTTGTGGGGAAGAATGTGATGAGTGGCAAGTCTATATTTGAATCATTCGTTAGAATGAATGATACCATTCATCCAGTAAAATCTGATTTGGATGTTTATTTAGaggaatatgtttatatttgtAGTGAGGATTCAGATTTACATTTTGACGCCTTGGAGTGGTGGAAGGTTAATGATCTAAAATACCGCATTTTATCTAAGATGGCACGTGATATTTTGTCAATTCCAATTACTACAGTGGCTTCAGAATCTACATTTAGTGCTGGTGGTAGAGTAATTGATCCTTATCGCGCATCAATGTCTGTTGAACCAGTAGAAATGTTATTATATGGAGCTGACTGGGTTCGGGTATTTCATGGTTTGAAAAAATCATCGAAT agagaagaacCAACTTATGAGGAGATTTTACTGCCTTGA
- the LOC122311702 gene encoding protein EXORDIUM-like 5, translated as MSPLSSPHHVFSVSALLFVFLFHLFTTTTYAAASSSSSPSPSSQTLKMDAEYMINPKVPPKALSSSKKFEGSSNLVNLRYHMGPVLSSSPINIYLIWYGLWSPSHKLLIKDFILSLSPSAKAPSPSVSDWWRTLSLYTDQTGANVSRTVLIAGEYSDYKYSHGNQLTRLSIQQVIATAVKSAPFPVDHRNGVYLVLSAQDVVVQDFCRAVCGFHYFTFPSMVGYTLPYAWVGNSAKQCPEVCAYPFALPAYMAGGGPGALRPPNKDVGVDGMISVIGHELAELSSNPLVNAWYAGEDPTAPTEIGDLCEGLYGTGGGGGYIGQVMRDREGRTYNMNGRNGRKFLVQWIWSPILKACAGPNALD; from the coding sequence ATGTCGCCATTATCATCACCTCATCATGTTTTCTCTGTCTCTGCTCTTCTGTTCGTTTTTCTCTTTCACCTCTTCACCACCACTACCTATGCggcagcttcttcttcttcctctccttctccttcttcacAGACCTTAAAAATGGACGCAGAGTACATGATCAACCCGAAAGTCCCACCGAAAGCGCTATCGTCCTCGAAGAAATTCGAGGGCTCCTCCAACCTCGTCAATCTCCGCTACCACATGGGTCCCGTCCTCTCCTCCTCCCCCATTAACATATACCTCATCTGGTACGGCCTCTGGTCGCCTTCCCACAAGCTCCTCATCAAAGACTTCATCCTCTCTCTGTCTCCCTCCGCCAAAGCCCCGTCACCCTCGGTCTCAGACTGGTGGCGTACCCTCTCGCTATATACTGATCAGACCGGCGCCAATGTCTCTCGCACCGTCCTCATCGCCGGCGAGTACTCCGACTACAAATACTCTCACGGCAACCAACTCACCCGGCTCAGCATCCAGCAAGTCATCGCCACCGCCGTAAAGTCCGCGCCTTTCCCCGTGGACCACCGCAACGGCGTCTACCTAGTCCTCAGCGCCCAAGACGTCGTCGTACAGGACTTCTGCCGCGCCGTCTGCGGCTTCCACTACTTCACATTCCCATCCATGGTCGGCTACACGCTCCCCTACGCCTGGGTCGGCAACTCAGCCAAGCAGTGCCCCGAGGTGTGCGCTTACCCCTTCGCTTTACCGGCTTACATGGCCGGAGGCGGGCCCGGAGCTCTGCGACCACCGAACAAGGACGTCGGCGTGGACGGCATGATCAGCGTGATCGGTCACGAACTGGCCGAGCTATCATCAAACCCGTTGGTGAACGCGTGGTACGCCGGAGAAGACCCCACTGCGCCAACAGAGATCGGAGACTTGTGCGAAGGGTTGTACGGCACGGGAGGTGGTGGTGGGTATATTGGACAGGTGATGAGGGATAGGGAAGGCAGGACTTATAATATGAATGGGAGAAATGGGAGGAAGTTTCTGGTACAGTGGATCTGGAGTCCCATTTTGAAGGCCTGTGCTGGTCCTAATGCTTTGGATTAA
- the LOC122310072 gene encoding keratin-associated protein 5-9-like: MRKMNTRGRGSAACGDNCGCPVPCPGGVACRSYYKCTPTSVQSTTSARDEHTTCSCGEHCGCNPCICPKSMDTTGSGKAFCKCGDGCTCYLPDLSKIRLSCCNVLDLIITKNLLQPSNAELQNAETQNIETQITKTAETRIKNGLNARFPS; encoded by the exons ATGCGAAAAATGAATACAAGGGGACGAGGTTCTGCGGCTTGCGGCGACAACTGCGGCTGTCCTGTTCCGTGCCCCGGCGGTGTTGCTTGTAGGTCA TACTACAAGTGCACGCCCACAAGTGTGCAGTCGACTACCTCAGCCAGAGACGAGCATACTACATGCTCGTGTGGGGAGCACTGCGGCTGCAACCCCTGCATATGTCCTAAGAGCATGGATACCACTGGTTCTGGCAAGGCCTTCTGCAAGTGTGGTGATGGTTGCACCTGTTACCTGCCAGACTTGAGCAAGATCAGACTCAGCTGTTGTAACGTTCTTGATCTTATAATAACCAAGAACTTACTGCAACCCTCGAATGCAGAACTCCAAAATGCAGAAACACAGAAC ATAGAAACACAGATAACCAAGACTGCAGAAACAAGAATCAAGAATGGCCTGAATGCAAGATTCCCTTCGTGA
- the LOC122310871 gene encoding transport and Golgi organization protein 2 homolog yields the protein MCIAAFLWQAHPLYPLAILLNRDEYHNRPTRPLEWWEGGEILGGRDEMAGGTWLACSRNGRVAFLTNVREIQKLPEARSRGDLPVRFLQSKNMPMEFAEELEKEADQYNGFNLILVDLCSKTMCYVTNRAKEDNKFATKVEPGIHVLTNALLDSPWPKAQRLHNNFKELLDKWKEEELPMKEMVGKLMMNTIKDEDESILPHIYPPKWEYQLSSILVDADTPIGRYGTRSTSALFVKATDEVDFYERHLENELWKEKAVSYRIEKTK from the exons ATGTGTATTGCAGCGTTTCTATGGCAAGCTCATCCACTATACCCGCTCGCAATCTTGCTTAACAGGGACGAATATCACAATCG CCCTACGAGGCCATTGGAATGGTGGGAAGGCGGTGAAATTTTGGGAGGGAGAGATGAAATGGCAGGTGGGACATGGCTGGCTTGTAGCAGGAATGGACGGGTGGCTTTCCTCACAAATGTCAGGGAAATTCAGAAACTTCCGGAGGCTAGGAGTAGAGGGGACCTCCCAGTTCGGTTCTTGCAG AGCAAAAATATGCCCATGGAGTTTGCAGAAGAACTGGAAAAGGAGGCGGATCAATACAATGGGTTTAACCTGATATTGGTTGATCTTTGTTCCAAAACCATGTGTTATGTGACTAACAGAGCAAAAGAAGATAACAAGTTTGCTACCAAGGTGGAACCTGGGATTCACGTGTTAACAAATGCACTGTTAGACTCTCCATGGCCAAAG GCTCAACGACTGCATAACAATTTCAAAGAACTATTGGATaaatggaaagaagaagaactacccatgaaagaaatggttggAAAGCTAATGATGAACACAattaaagatgaagatgaaagcATCCTGCCTCACATTTATCCTCCAAAATGGGAATACCAATTAAGCTCCATACTTGTCGACGCAGACACTCCAATT GGACGTTATGGTACTAGAAGCACTTCTGCATTGTTTGTGAAAGCAACAGATGAAGTAGACTTTTACGAGAGGCATCTGGAGAATGAACTGTGGAAAGAAAAGGCTGTATCTTACCGAATAGAAAAAACGAAGTGA